The following DNA comes from Cyanobacteriota bacterium.
TCAGTGCTTATATCTTTTTTGATTAGTTTGACTTGTTGATTAGACATAGTCATATTATATAGGAGATCTTAGCCTTAAGGTACAAAAAATAGTTGCGCAGGTCCGGCATTAGTACAATCACTTTGGTACCAGATGACATCATCATTAGCACCACCAGCTTGAATAATGTCTATATAGCCATCACCGTCTAGATCTACAAGGAAGCTTTCTCTTGCATCGGTAGTTGTTTTGAGTACAGTTTTAGTGAAGCTCTCACTACCATCATTTGCAAACCACATAAATTTATTAGATGCCCATGCACCTAATACAATATCAATATCACCATCATTATCTAAGTCGCCAGCATGTGGCATATTAGCTTCATCAAGGTCAGTTGATCCTGAAGCAATATCGCCCATGTCTGTAAACGTTTCATTACCATTGTTTTTATACCAGCTGAGTAGATCACCAGCATGACTAGCAATGATTAAGTCTAAATCTCCATCTCCATCAAGGTCAACGAGGTCATGATATTGTCCAGAATAAGTTGAATCGATGGTATGAGCATTTGCACTAAAGTTTTCACTGCCGTCGTTTTCGTACCAGATGATATCCTGTGAAGTTCCTTGTGAACTTACTGATACATCCATCTCGCCGTCACTGTTGATATCTCCAAGTTGCACGCCAATTGCCGCATCAAAAGCGGTTATCACTGTCTGTTCTGTGAATCCCTCACTGCCATCGTTTTTGTACCACATGACATTGTCATCTTGACTGTCTGCCACAACTACATCTATATCCCCGTCATTGTCTATATCAGCCAAGTCAATTGCTTTACAACTATTGACTGTTCCGACGACTAGGTATTCAGTCCACACAGAACCGTCTCCATTGTTTACAAATACAATGACATCATCATTATCACCAGAAGCTGTTGGGTCTTGACTTGAAACTAAATCCAGGTAACCATCTTGATTGACATCATAAGTGACTAACATCATGGGGTCGGAGTAACTGGTTTTGACATTATGAGCAGTTGCAAATCCTTCACTGCCATCATTCTCATACCAAACTATTTTATCTAAAGAAGCTTCTGCTACGGCTATATCTATATCACCATCACCATCATAATCGCCTGCAGTGACTCCAAATGGGTCACCGAGACTTGACTTTAATGTACTTTCTGTAAACGTGCCGCAGCCAGCAACAACTGGCGACTGTATAAAGACAAAACAGTAAATCAGCAGTGCTAATAATTTAATTGATTTTGGTTTGGTCATTGCTTATTGCCTAGTTATATTATTTGTTAAATTAGATATCTATATGCTAAACTGGTATGTCTAGATTATTCATATGACAGCTAAAACCCCTAATAAACAGACAATAAACAGTTCCAGCCTTGATAAATCAAGACTTTTGGATATTGTCGCCCGTCTTGATCAAGCCAAGGTTTTAGTGCTTGGTGATCTTATTTTAGATGAATACTTATTGGGACAACCAGAGAGAATATCTCGCGAGGCACCAGTCATTATATTTAAGTACATTGAATCCAATTTCAAGCTTGGTGGCGCAGCAAACGCGGCTGCCAATTTAGCTAGTTTTGGTGTAGAGACTTGTTTGATTGGTGTTTCAGGAGACGACGCTGGCGCTGATTCTTTAGAAGCAATTTGCAAAGAGCAATCTATTAAACTAATAATGGTACGTGACAAAAATAGATTAACAACAACCAAAACTAGAATTATTTCTAATTCAAGTTCCAATCCTGATAACGGCACAGGAGTTCAACAGCAAGTTCTTCGAGTTGATCGTGAGGATAGTTCTGAGCTTAGTGCCAATGATCAAGAGTTGATTCTAGAAGCTTACGCCAAAGAACTTGCGAACTATGATTTAGTTTTGCTTTCTGATTATAGTAATGGTATTTTTGGTGAACAGCTTGCTGCTAAAGCAATCAAGCTTGCCGCTCAACGAAAGTCAATTGTAGACAGTAATGGAGACTTAACTAAATTCAAGGGTGCTTATTCATTTACTCCAAACCAACCTGACACAGAAGCATTACTTGCTATTAAGATTAAAACAAATCAAGAACTTGAAACCGCTGGTCTTGCAATGAAAGAATTACTTGAGGCTAAAGAATTATTAATTACTCGCGGTGCTAAAGGGATGGCATTGTTTGGTGACAAGACTTTAGACCTTATCCCCGCTTTTAATTTAAGTGAGGTTTTTGATGTCTCGGGTGCAGGAGATACGGTCTCTGCCTTGTATTCAGCAGCTCTTGCAATTGGTGCAACGGCTTTAGAAGCTGCGATAATTGGCAACCTTGCTGCTAGTATAGTGGTCAAAAAATTTGGTACCGCTACTACTTCTAAAGAAGAATTGATTGAACTTATTGAGGGGCTTTAAATGATACGGCTGGTGGCGTTATTGATTTTTATTACTAGCCTTCCTTGTCAGGCTTTTAATCTCTCTCGTTTTTTGCGACTTGATCGCATGAAAAGTGAACACTCACTAGAATACAAATCAGAGACAATTAAGCCAACACAAGAGCGACTTAGTATTGCCTTTGTTTCTGATGTTAATTTATACCCAGCCCCGATTAATGGACAAACTATATTTAGCCAATCGGATACGCTAAAACCAGCCGTTAACAGCATTGTTTTGTATGAAGAGTCGCAAGTGCTTTTGCAGGAGACTATCAGGGAGTTGATTCAACGCAGCTCTAACTTGCCTGTGGATTTTGTGATTTTTGGTGGTAGCCAAGTCTATACTACTGACCATTATGGACTTTTTGCTGGTATCGCTGAGGACTTGTCCAAGTTTGAGATTCCTTACTATTCAGTTATTGGTGCTAACGAACAGCGTGGCTCCATGCCTATCTCTGACTTTATTCATGACCCTTATTATATATTAAAGACACAAGCTGTGACTGTCTTGGTTCTAGACAATGTCACAGAAGCTGTCGTCCCAGAATTTTTGCCAGAAGAAGCGACTGAACAATATGTTTGGTTGAAAAATCAACTAGAAAAACTCGAGCGTGATCAAAGTTCTGTCTATATTTTTGCTTATAAACCTCTTGAACCAAGAACGATTGCATTTCTAAATAAATATCCCAAGCTCAAGCTTGAATTAGTTGCCCATTCTTCATACTATGAATTCTCAACTTATCAAAGTACCAAGACTGATGGCTATGTCTCTAAACCAATACTCTTGAGTAATTCAAGTATTAGTGCTTACCCACTTAGTTATACGATTATTGAGCGCGATACTAATGGAGTTATCAATATTGTAAATAAAGAACTTGGGCTTGAAGGTATCAGAAAATTAGCTAAACAAAGATGGAACTAGGCTCTACTTTAATTATCGGTGGGGCTGGTTACCTTGGCAGCCATCTTGCAAAACACTTGGAATCGATCCAGGTATATGACCGTTCTGTTGGTGTCACTCAAGCTTACGACACTGTGATCCATGCTGCTCATTTTAATGACTTGCAAGCGGAATCTGAGT
Coding sequences within:
- a CDS encoding bifunctional ADP-heptose synthase → MTAKTPNKQTINSSSLDKSRLLDIVARLDQAKVLVLGDLILDEYLLGQPERISREAPVIIFKYIESNFKLGGAANAAANLASFGVETCLIGVSGDDAGADSLEAICKEQSIKLIMVRDKNRLTTTKTRIISNSSSNPDNGTGVQQQVLRVDREDSSELSANDQELILEAYAKELANYDLVLLSDYSNGIFGEQLAAKAIKLAAQRKSIVDSNGDLTKFKGAYSFTPNQPDTEALLAIKIKTNQELETAGLAMKELLEAKELLITRGAKGMALFGDKTLDLIPAFNLSEVFDVSGAGDTVSALYSAALAIGATALEAAIIGNLAASIVVKKFGTATTSKEELIELIEGL
- a CDS encoding VCBS repeat-containing protein; protein product: MTKPKSIKLLALLIYCFVFIQSPVVAGCGTFTESTLKSSLGDPFGVTAGDYDGDGDIDIAVAEASLDKIVWYENDGSEGFATAHNVKTSYSDPMMLVTYDVNQDGYLDLVSSQDPTASGDNDDVIVFVNNGDGSVWTEYLVVGTVNSCKAIDLADIDNDGDIDVVVADSQDDNVMWYKNDGSEGFTEQTVITAFDAAIGVQLGDINSDGEMDVSVSSQGTSQDIIWYENDGSENFSANAHTIDSTYSGQYHDLVDLDGDGDLDLIIASHAGDLLSWYKNNGNETFTDMGDIASGSTDLDEANMPHAGDLDNDGDIDIVLGAWASNKFMWFANDGSESFTKTVLKTTTDARESFLVDLDGDGYIDIIQAGGANDDVIWYQSDCTNAGPAQLFFVP